From Erigeron canadensis isolate Cc75 chromosome 8, C_canadensis_v1, whole genome shotgun sequence, one genomic window encodes:
- the LOC122579613 gene encoding uncharacterized protein LOC122579613 isoform X2, whose protein sequence is MPRPGPRPYECVRRAWHSDRHQPMRGSLIQEIFRVVNEIHSSTTRKNKEWQDKLPIVVLKAEEIMYSKANSEAEYMDLETLWDRANDAINTIIRLDESTETGDFLQPCIEAALNLGCTPMRTSRSQRNNNTTCYLNMKNTEPGFCPINNLPRTTQETSMAVAPFVSHYSQIMKPHGINLSPFNITPRIPILPTDKSLKNKFSFSSPPSTKKPPSVYPLYYGNGIEIKEPKTSYVASPDPYGTLRYTSEDHPCEHECDLSLRLGPSQQSQHHDMGDFDKSKNLNGESESSEAEARMRKRKAVVDNLYENLQFCWQPKVSSANSNGGSLTNAGL, encoded by the exons ATGCCTAGACCAGGACCAAGGCCTTATGAGTGTGTTAGAAGAGCTTGGCATAGTGATAGACATCAACCCATGAGGGGTTCTCTTATTCAAGAAATCTTTag gGTTGTGAATGAGATTCATAGCTCAACAACAAGGAAGAACAAAGAGTGGCAAGATAAGTTACCAATTGTGGTACTAAAAGCTGAAGAAATCATGTACTCAAAGGCCAATTCTGAG GCAGAGTATATGGATCTTGAAACCCTTTGGGATAGAGCTAATGATGCTATTAACACTATAATTAGATTGGATGAGAGCACTGAAACTGGAGATTTCTTGCAGCCTTGTATTGAAG CTGCTCTTAATTTGGGTTGCACGCCAATGAGGACATCAAGGAGCCAACGGAATAATAATACAACTTGTTACCTAAACATGAAGAACACAGAGCCTGGTTTCTGTCCTATAAACAACTTACCCAGAACAACTCAAGAAACTTCAATGGCAGTTGCTCCATTTGTTTCTCACTATTCACAAATCATGAAGCCCCATGGCATCAATTTGTCACCCTTCAATATAACACCTCGGATACCAATTCTTCCCACTGATAAATCTCTCAAAAACAAATTCTCTTTTTCATCTCCACCAAGTACTAAAAAACCTCCATCAGTCTATCCTCTGTATTATGGAAATGGTATCGAAATTAAGGAACCAAAGACCAGTTATGTTGCATCGCCCGACCCATATG GTACTTTGAGGTACACGAGTGAAGATCACCCGTGTGAGCATGAATGTGACTTGTCTCTAAGGTTGGGTCCTAGTCAACAGAGTCAACATCATGATATGGGTGATTTTGACAAGTCAAAAAATTTGAATGGTGAAAGTGAAAGTTCAGAGGCGGAGGCAAGAATGAGGAAACGGAAGGCGGTGGTTGATAATCTCTATGAGAACTTACAATTTTGCTGGCAGCCAAAGGTTTCTTCTGCCAACTCTAATGGGGGTTCGTTGACTAATGCAGGTTTGTAG
- the LOC122579613 gene encoding uncharacterized protein LOC122579613 isoform X1, with translation MPRPGPRPYECVRRAWHSDRHQPMRGSLIQEIFRVVNEIHSSTTRKNKEWQDKLPIVVLKAEEIMYSKANSEAEYMDLETLWDRANDAINTIIRLDESTETGDFLQPCIEAALNLGCTPMRTSRSQRNNNTTCYLNMKNTEPGFCPINNLPRTTQETSMAVAPFVSHYSQIMKPHGINLSPFNITPRIPILPTDKSLKNKFSFSSPPSTKKPPSVYPLYYGNGIEIKEPKTSYVASPDPYGEFKGNGDMMFVQKPPFSNPMSMNDTNQGTLRYTSEDHPCEHECDLSLRLGPSQQSQHHDMGDFDKSKNLNGESESSEAEARMRKRKAVVDNLYENLQFCWQPKVSSANSNGGSLTNAGL, from the exons ATGCCTAGACCAGGACCAAGGCCTTATGAGTGTGTTAGAAGAGCTTGGCATAGTGATAGACATCAACCCATGAGGGGTTCTCTTATTCAAGAAATCTTTag gGTTGTGAATGAGATTCATAGCTCAACAACAAGGAAGAACAAAGAGTGGCAAGATAAGTTACCAATTGTGGTACTAAAAGCTGAAGAAATCATGTACTCAAAGGCCAATTCTGAG GCAGAGTATATGGATCTTGAAACCCTTTGGGATAGAGCTAATGATGCTATTAACACTATAATTAGATTGGATGAGAGCACTGAAACTGGAGATTTCTTGCAGCCTTGTATTGAAG CTGCTCTTAATTTGGGTTGCACGCCAATGAGGACATCAAGGAGCCAACGGAATAATAATACAACTTGTTACCTAAACATGAAGAACACAGAGCCTGGTTTCTGTCCTATAAACAACTTACCCAGAACAACTCAAGAAACTTCAATGGCAGTTGCTCCATTTGTTTCTCACTATTCACAAATCATGAAGCCCCATGGCATCAATTTGTCACCCTTCAATATAACACCTCGGATACCAATTCTTCCCACTGATAAATCTCTCAAAAACAAATTCTCTTTTTCATCTCCACCAAGTACTAAAAAACCTCCATCAGTCTATCCTCTGTATTATGGAAATGGTATCGAAATTAAGGAACCAAAGACCAGTTATGTTGCATCGCCCGACCCATATGGTGAGTTTAAAGGAAACGGTGATATGATGTTTGTTCAAAAACCGCCTTTTTCTAATCCAATGAGTATGAATGATACAAATCAAGGTACTTTGAGGTACACGAGTGAAGATCACCCGTGTGAGCATGAATGTGACTTGTCTCTAAGGTTGGGTCCTAGTCAACAGAGTCAACATCATGATATGGGTGATTTTGACAAGTCAAAAAATTTGAATGGTGAAAGTGAAAGTTCAGAGGCGGAGGCAAGAATGAGGAAACGGAAGGCGGTGGTTGATAATCTCTATGAGAACTTACAATTTTGCTGGCAGCCAAAGGTTTCTTCTGCCAACTCTAATGGGGGTTCGTTGACTAATGCAGGTTTGTAG